In the genome of Naumovozyma dairenensis CBS 421 chromosome 7, complete genome, the window AGCAATGAAAGAATTTCAAGAACATGGTTTATTAGATGATAATGTTACCATCACGCATAGGGACGTATGTGAAAATGGATTCACCATTAATAAGGAGCGTGATGTTACTTCATGTCAAGAACCTGGGGACGTTCAATTGAATGCAAATCTTATATTTTTGGATTTACCTGCACCTTGGGATGCTATACATCATTTAGATAAGGTTATTGCAAAAGATGAGAAAGTTGGGCTTTGTTGTTTTTCCCCATGTATTGAACAAGTGGATAAGACATTGGAAAGTTTGGAAAGGAACGGGTGGACAAATGTAGAAATGGTCGAGATTCAAGGTAGACAATATGAAAGTAGAAGGCAAATGGTGAGAACTTTGGATGATGCCTTGGGAAGATTAAGAGATATCAAGAGAAGGAAGATTGAAGGTATGGAGAGACGTAAAAGACAATTGGAATCTTCCATGACTGAGGGAGaaataaagaatgaaaatgaaaaacaacCATTAACGGAAAAGAGTGAATTCAATCCATTCGGGAAAGGTTCTAGAATAAAGGAAGGTGATCCAAATTATAAATGGAAACAAGTCACTAAGATAGAAAGTGAAATCAAATCACATACGTCATATTT includes:
- the GCD14 gene encoding tRNA 1-methyladenosine methyltransferase subunit GCD14 (similar to Saccharomyces cerevisiae GCD14 (YJL125C); ancestral locus Anc_1.229); the encoded protein is MSSCFSEYKDTIQEGDLALIWISRDNTKAITIDSKETFNTRYGSFPHKDMIGRKYGSQIAIRTKNTNKFAFIHVLQPTPELWTLSLPHRTQIVYTPDSSYIMERLNCNPNTSRVIEAGTGSGSFSHAFARSSKRLFTFEFHKIRFEQAMKEFQEHGLLDDNVTITHRDVCENGFTINKERDVTSCQEPGDVQLNANLIFLDLPAPWDAIHHLDKVIAKDEKVGLCCFSPCIEQVDKTLESLERNGWTNVEMVEIQGRQYESRRQMVRTLDDALGRLRDIKRRKIEGMERRKRQLESSMTEGEIKNENEKQPLTEKSEFNPFGKGSRIKEGDPNYKWKQVTKIESEIKSHTSYLTFAFKIVDKSRKEVAKK